A region of Myxococcus stipitatus DSM 14675 DNA encodes the following proteins:
- a CDS encoding tyrosine-protein phosphatase, protein MSGFIDLHCHLLPAVDDGARTLEDALEMARALVDLGFSTIAPSPHARPEYAAVEVVEARLEELRAALARERIPLTLGRNAENVLDDTFLRGLGTPAARMLGAGRVALVELPYTAPVPALPDILFRIRTKGVVPLIAHPERCVEFERKGRAAEAVRTGAHLQLDVGALIGRYGPTAKKLARAFLEEGLYAVAATDLHGPVGARDWVRRSLDELRGRVGEETYVRLLRDNPSRLLSGESLESDQD, encoded by the coding sequence GTGAGCGGCTTCATCGACCTGCACTGCCACCTGCTGCCCGCCGTGGATGATGGCGCGCGCACCCTCGAGGATGCGCTGGAGATGGCGCGTGCCCTGGTCGACCTGGGCTTCTCCACCATCGCGCCCAGTCCCCATGCCCGGCCGGAGTACGCCGCCGTGGAGGTGGTGGAGGCGCGGCTCGAGGAGCTCCGGGCAGCGCTGGCCCGGGAGCGAATCCCGCTGACCTTGGGGCGCAACGCGGAGAACGTGCTGGATGACACGTTCCTGCGAGGCCTGGGGACGCCCGCGGCGCGCATGCTGGGGGCGGGCCGGGTCGCGCTGGTGGAGCTGCCCTACACGGCGCCCGTGCCCGCGCTTCCGGACATCCTGTTCCGCATCCGCACGAAGGGCGTGGTGCCGCTCATCGCCCACCCGGAGCGCTGCGTGGAGTTCGAGCGCAAGGGCCGCGCCGCCGAGGCCGTCCGCACGGGCGCCCACCTGCAGCTCGACGTGGGGGCGCTCATCGGGCGCTATGGGCCCACGGCCAAGAAGCTGGCCCGGGCCTTCCTGGAGGAGGGGCTCTACGCGGTGGCCGCCACGGACCTGCACGGCCCGGTGGGGGCCCGGGACTGGGTGCGCCGCTCCCTGGACGAGCTCAGGGGGAGGGTGGGGGAGGAGACGTACGT
- a CDS encoding DNA gyrase inhibitor YacG produces the protein MSVAHCPICKKPAPARSENSSFPFCSRRCRAVDLGRWLGEEYRMPDRQAAETEDELPAGSHPDRQREDA, from the coding sequence ATGAGTGTCGCCCACTGCCCCATCTGCAAGAAGCCAGCGCCCGCGCGCTCGGAGAACTCCTCCTTCCCGTTCTGCTCCCGCCGCTGCCGCGCGGTGGACCTGGGGCGGTGGCTGGGAGAGGAGTATCGGATGCCTGACCGCCAGGCCGCCGAGACGGAGGATGAGCTGCCCGCTGGCAGCCACCCCGACCGCCAGCGCGAGGACGCGTGA
- a CDS encoding NAD(P)H-quinone oxidoreductase, translated as MKVIRITEPGGPEVLEEADRPEPMAGPGELKVRVRASALNRADLLQIRGHYPAPLDAPPDIPGLEYAGEVVAVGPRTHRFKVGDRVMGLVGGGAWSDVLVTHEREALPIPEGMDFTDAAALPEVYLTAYDALVLQGGLKPGETVLVHAVASGVGSAAALLCQASGARVVGTGRNAAKLARASEWGVAHTVLCESAPPRFADAVRAATGGRGADLCLDLVGGDYVPESMLALTSRGRMVLVGLVAGARTEVNLGLLLTRRLSVTGTVLRSRPLEEKMALTQSAERHLLPLFRSGALRPVVDAVLPKAELRQGLERMARNDLVGKLVVRWE; from the coding sequence ATGAAGGTCATCCGAATCACCGAGCCCGGCGGTCCCGAGGTCCTCGAGGAGGCCGACCGCCCCGAGCCCATGGCCGGCCCTGGTGAGCTGAAGGTGCGCGTGCGCGCCTCCGCCCTCAATCGCGCGGACCTGCTGCAGATTCGCGGGCACTACCCCGCCCCACTCGACGCGCCCCCGGACATCCCCGGCCTGGAGTACGCGGGCGAGGTCGTGGCCGTCGGCCCCCGGACGCACCGCTTCAAGGTCGGCGACCGGGTGATGGGGCTCGTCGGCGGAGGGGCCTGGTCGGACGTGCTCGTCACGCACGAGCGCGAGGCGCTGCCCATCCCCGAGGGCATGGACTTCACCGACGCGGCGGCGCTCCCGGAGGTGTACCTCACCGCGTACGACGCGCTGGTGCTCCAGGGCGGCCTGAAGCCCGGCGAGACGGTGCTGGTGCACGCGGTGGCCAGCGGCGTGGGCTCGGCGGCGGCGCTCCTGTGCCAGGCCTCCGGGGCGCGGGTGGTGGGCACGGGGCGCAATGCGGCCAAGCTCGCGCGCGCCTCCGAATGGGGCGTGGCGCACACGGTGCTTTGTGAGTCCGCTCCTCCCCGGTTCGCGGACGCGGTGCGCGCGGCGACCGGGGGACGCGGCGCGGACCTGTGCCTGGACCTGGTGGGCGGTGACTATGTGCCGGAGTCGATGCTGGCACTGACGTCCCGTGGACGGATGGTCCTGGTGGGCCTGGTCGCCGGAGCACGCACCGAGGTGAACCTGGGACTGCTGCTGACGCGGCGCCTGAGCGTGACGGGCACCGTGCTGCGCAGCCGCCCCCTCGAAGAGAAGATGGCCCTCACCCAGAGCGCCGAGCGCCACCTGCTCCCCCTGTTCCGCTCGGGCGCGCTGCGCCCCGTCGTCGACGCCGTCCTCCCCAAGGCCGAGCTGCGTCAGGGATTGGAGCGGATGGCTCGCAATGACCTGGTGGGAAAGCTGGTCGTCCGCTGGGAGTAG
- a CDS encoding serine/threonine-protein kinase yields MKPEPSLPARSPMSVNAPPAGGLGATLGPGGRIQHYELIRPLGSGGMGTVFLARDTRLGRRVAIKVLLTEDAQFAQRFLLEARTTARCNHENIVIIHEVGEVQGSPYMVLEYLQGQPLNKVLKASPRLPPPRAVELMSPVLRALSCAHAHKIVHRDLKPENIIVTDSGTIKVLDFGIAKVLQSDEQRGELSPRSLLEGLRLLPSTGAQGDATHLTRQGALMGTLAYMSPEQWGNGIPVDHRTDIWAVGIILFRMLTGRHPLEPLRGPQLMVTAALDEPMPLIRSVVPDVPVELASAVDRCLLKHKDQRFPDAVAVLRALEPFLPGRYMPDAGLDESPYAGLGSFQESDSARFFGRARETAALVNRLQDQPLVAVVGPSGAGKSSFVRAGVVPVLKRSGVPWESLIIRPGRDPLGALATMVAPLVTSSPTLEEDLRKQQQISEHLRKQPGYVGAVLRARARRERRRIVLFIDQFEELYTLVPDVRERRAFTACLSGIADDATSPIRVVLSVRSDFLDRVQEDERFMSELAPGLFFLTTPQKEGLRDALVQPAEMAGYRFESPAMVDQMIQHLETTPGALPLLQFAAMRLWEARDPSRRMLTESAYQQLGGIAGALATHADSVLAGMSPQERALARAAFLRLVTPERTRAIVSLEELRELTRDGDELQRIIDSLVQARLLVIQTGQGTAGSSVELVHESLISGWPTLKRWLDEGQEDAAFLEQLRSAARQWQGKARDSGLLWRGEMADEARRFQRRFRGELPATQKAFLDAVSAQATRLARLKKTFILGAVVMLTLLFTAAAVALVFIREAKQEAEHQAVIALRAEATARNAEFLARRSAAEAEERLAEVRAKEVDRQEAQLRAEEASAAVEAANSTLMLRNNELIDALKRARWARFHATQATVRAEQSAQVARQARAQAEKLLQREQERALRLQSALGSPFIENLK; encoded by the coding sequence ATGAAGCCAGAGCCCTCGTTGCCCGCCCGCAGTCCGATGTCCGTCAACGCGCCACCCGCTGGTGGCCTGGGAGCCACCCTGGGTCCCGGCGGACGCATCCAGCATTACGAGCTCATCCGTCCGCTCGGCAGCGGTGGCATGGGCACCGTCTTCCTCGCGCGAGACACGCGCCTGGGACGCCGCGTCGCCATCAAGGTGCTGCTCACGGAGGACGCGCAGTTCGCCCAGCGCTTCCTGCTCGAGGCCCGCACCACCGCGCGCTGCAACCACGAGAACATCGTCATCATCCACGAGGTGGGTGAGGTTCAGGGCAGTCCCTACATGGTGCTGGAGTACCTGCAGGGCCAGCCGCTCAACAAGGTCCTGAAGGCCAGCCCTCGGCTTCCGCCGCCGCGCGCCGTGGAGCTGATGAGCCCGGTCCTCCGCGCCCTCTCCTGCGCGCACGCGCACAAGATCGTCCACCGGGACCTCAAGCCCGAGAACATCATCGTGACGGACTCGGGCACCATCAAGGTGCTGGACTTCGGCATCGCCAAGGTCCTCCAGAGCGACGAACAGCGCGGAGAGCTGTCCCCGCGCTCGCTGCTGGAGGGGCTGCGCCTCCTGCCGTCCACGGGGGCGCAAGGGGACGCCACCCACCTCACGCGCCAGGGCGCGCTGATGGGCACGCTCGCGTACATGTCCCCGGAGCAGTGGGGCAACGGCATCCCCGTGGACCACCGCACGGACATCTGGGCGGTGGGCATCATCCTGTTCCGGATGCTCACGGGCCGCCACCCGCTGGAACCCCTGCGGGGTCCCCAGCTGATGGTCACCGCGGCGCTCGACGAGCCGATGCCGCTGATTCGCTCCGTGGTGCCGGATGTCCCCGTGGAGCTCGCGTCGGCCGTCGACCGGTGCTTGCTCAAGCACAAGGACCAGCGCTTCCCCGACGCGGTCGCCGTGCTGCGCGCGCTGGAGCCCTTCCTGCCGGGCCGCTACATGCCCGATGCGGGGCTGGATGAGAGTCCCTACGCGGGGCTCGGCTCGTTCCAGGAGTCCGACTCGGCCCGGTTCTTCGGGCGTGCGCGTGAGACGGCCGCGCTGGTCAACCGGCTGCAGGATCAACCGCTGGTGGCGGTCGTGGGCCCGTCGGGCGCGGGCAAGTCCTCGTTCGTTCGCGCGGGCGTGGTACCCGTGCTCAAGCGCTCCGGGGTGCCCTGGGAGTCGCTCATCATCCGCCCGGGGAGAGACCCGCTCGGGGCGCTCGCCACCATGGTGGCGCCGCTGGTCACCTCTTCGCCGACGCTCGAGGAGGACCTGCGCAAGCAGCAGCAGATCTCCGAGCACCTGCGCAAGCAGCCCGGCTACGTCGGCGCCGTCCTGCGGGCCCGGGCGCGTCGCGAGCGCCGGCGCATCGTGCTGTTCATCGACCAGTTCGAGGAGCTCTACACGCTGGTGCCGGATGTCCGGGAGCGGCGGGCCTTCACCGCGTGCCTCTCCGGCATCGCGGACGACGCCACGTCTCCGATTCGCGTCGTGCTCTCGGTGCGCTCCGACTTCCTGGACCGCGTGCAGGAGGATGAGCGCTTCATGTCGGAGCTCGCGCCGGGGCTCTTCTTCCTGACGACGCCGCAGAAGGAAGGGCTTCGCGATGCGCTGGTGCAGCCCGCGGAGATGGCGGGCTATCGCTTCGAGTCTCCCGCCATGGTCGACCAGATGATTCAACACCTGGAGACGACTCCGGGGGCGCTGCCGCTGCTCCAGTTCGCGGCGATGCGGCTGTGGGAGGCTCGGGACCCGTCGCGGCGGATGCTGACGGAGAGCGCCTATCAGCAGTTGGGGGGTATCGCCGGTGCGCTCGCGACGCACGCGGACAGTGTGCTGGCGGGGATGTCTCCGCAGGAGCGGGCGCTGGCTCGGGCCGCGTTCCTCCGGCTCGTCACCCCGGAGCGCACGCGCGCCATCGTGTCCCTGGAGGAGCTGCGGGAGCTGACTCGGGATGGGGACGAGCTCCAGCGCATCATCGACAGCCTCGTCCAGGCGCGGCTGCTGGTCATCCAGACGGGACAGGGCACCGCGGGCTCTTCGGTGGAGCTGGTTCACGAGTCCCTCATCTCGGGCTGGCCCACGCTCAAGCGGTGGCTCGACGAGGGGCAGGAGGACGCGGCGTTCCTGGAGCAACTGCGGAGTGCGGCTCGCCAGTGGCAGGGCAAGGCTCGCGACAGCGGGCTGCTGTGGCGCGGGGAGATGGCGGATGAGGCTCGCCGATTCCAGCGACGCTTCCGAGGTGAGCTTCCCGCGACGCAGAAGGCGTTCCTCGACGCGGTGTCCGCGCAGGCGACGCGGCTGGCGCGGCTCAAGAAGACGTTCATCCTGGGCGCGGTGGTGATGCTGACGCTGCTCTTCACGGCGGCCGCCGTGGCGCTGGTGTTCATCCGCGAGGCGAAGCAAGAGGCCGAACACCAGGCGGTCATCGCCCTGCGGGCCGAGGCCACCGCGCGCAACGCGGAGTTCCTGGCGCGTCGTTCGGCGGCGGAGGCCGAGGAGCGGCTCGCCGAGGTGCGCGCGAAAGAGGTGGACCGGCAGGAGGCGCAGCTCCGCGCGGAGGAAGCGAGTGCCGCGGTCGAGGCCGCCAACTCGACGCTGATGCTCAGGAACAACGAGCTCATCGACGCGCTGAAGCGAGCCCGATGGGCGCGGTTCCACGCCACCCAGGCCACGGTGCGCGCCGAGCAGAGTGCGCAGGTGGCTCGGCAGGCTCGGGCGCAGGCGGAGAAGTTGCTCCAGCGTGAGCAGGAACGCGCGCTGCGGCTCCAGTCCGCCCTGGGCAGCCCCTTCATCGAGAACCTGAAGTGA